A genomic segment from Gossypium hirsutum isolate 1008001.06 chromosome D04, Gossypium_hirsutum_v2.1, whole genome shotgun sequence encodes:
- the LOC107959731 gene encoding WRKY transcription factor 71, whose product MSSNEKNDPQHNYDPFQGFNRSTTFPFFDDNSPCIYNQSAAAPPPAFDPSYMTFTDCLNGSNVIDYNSFSRAFDMSCSSSDVVSPMDDNTATDNSKKIPTCADNNNNISENPSTPNSSVSSSSNEDEDSSKAKKDKQPKGCEDHGDDKSKKVNKATKKEKRQKEPRFAFLTKSEIDHLEDGYRWRKYGQKAVKNSPYPRSYYRCTSPKCGVKKRVERSFEDPSVVITTYEGKHNHPIPATLRGHAAGMFSPPIMSGSMGPTFPHEFLTHFLPSSSNNPAAHANSMHHQTQQQQLQVPDYGLLQDLVSSFTRSQAP is encoded by the exons ATGTCTTCAAATGAAAAGAACGATCCACAACACAACTATGATCCTTTCCAAGGATTCAACCGATCCACCACCTTCCCATTCTTTGACGACAACAGCCCTTGCATTTACAACCAATCTGCAGCCGCTCCACCACCGGCCTTTGATCCTTCATATATGACCTTCACTGACTGCTTAAATGGCTCCAACGTCATCGACTACAACTCCTTCTCGAGAGCCTTCGACATGTCTTGTTCTTCATCTGATGTTGTCAGTCCCATGGATGACAATACGGCTACTGACAACTCCAAGAAAATCCCCACTTGTGcagataacaataataatatttctGAAAACCCATCAACCCCCAATTCCTCAGTGTCTTCTTCCTCTAACGAAGATGAAGATTCCAGCAAAGCCAAGAAAGATAAACAGCCAAAAGGGTGTGAAGACCATGGAGATGACAAGTCAAAGAAAGT GAACAAAGCAACAAAAAAGGAGAAACGGCAAAAAGAGCCCAGGTTTGCATTCCTCACAAAGAGTGAGATTGATCATCTTGAAGATGGCTATAGATGGAGGAAGTACGGACAAAAGGCTGTCAAGAACAGCCCTTATCCAAG AAGTTATTACAGATGCACAAGCCCAAAATGTGGTGTCAAGAAGCGAGTTGAGAGATCATTTGAGGACCCATCGGTGGTGATCACAACATATGAAGGAAAGCATAACCATCCCATTCCGGCAACTCTTCGAGGCCATGCTGCAGGGATGTTTTCCCCTCCGATCATGTCGGGGTCGATGGGTCCGACCTTCCCTCATGAATTCCTAACCCATTTCCTTCCATCATCGAGCAATAATCCAGCAGCACACGCCAACTCCATGCACCATCAAACCCAGCAGCAGCAGCTTCAAGTTCCTGATTATGGCTTATTACAAGACTTAGTTTCTTCCTTCACCCGTAGTCAGGCGCCATGA